Proteins found in one Arachis stenosperma cultivar V10309 chromosome 8, arast.V10309.gnm1.PFL2, whole genome shotgun sequence genomic segment:
- the LOC130944905 gene encoding RING-H2 finger protein ATL11-like has product MSTTDTQTRHHGLLAAMLLLLHLFIPPPHTAAQAVNSLPPPPPDAISKVKFDKSMAVVLVILVIVFFALGFLSVYTRQCAERRMRARFDLTFPLAGSHRRQRGLDREIIETFPTFVYSAVKTQKIGRATLECAVCLNEFNDDETLRLIPKCSHVFHPDCIDAWLANHSTCPVCRANLFPSDNNNNDNGTFVAVQIPDPESNGSHRSEIAQINNGNDNGGGGTATVTESPKMDSSVNQRRTPLRSWSTGFRIGSLFPRSHSTGHSLVQPGESLERFTLRLPEEVRNRLLMSSTPCQTTSNGGSAFSRESSVRRGFRTRSVGPGRGYLQYERFGGVERRGFNWTPAFFSRASSTRSPGNGSTAEEKKEVAVEIGERSSDRLFAGGES; this is encoded by the coding sequence ATGTCAACCACCGATACCCAAACACGCCACCATGGCCTTCTCGCCGCGATGCTGCTCCTCCTCCACCTCTTCATTCCCCCGCCTCATACCGCCGCGCAGGCCGTTAACTCGCTGCCGCCTCCGCCGCCAGATGCCATCTCCAAGGTGAAGTTCGACAAGTCCATGGCCGTCGTCCTGGTCATCCTCGTCATCGTGTTCTTCGCCCTCGGCTTCCTCTCCGTGTACACGCGCCAGTGCGCGGAGCGTAGGATGAGAGCGAGGTTCGACCTCACGTTCCCCCTCGCCGGAAGCCACCGCCGGCAGCGTGGTTTGGACCGGGAGATCATCGAGACGTTCCCGACGTTTGTTTACTCCGCCGTGAAGACACAGAAGATAGGTCGTGCCACGCTAGAATGCGCCGTGTGCCTCAACGAGTTCAACGACGACGAAACGCTGCGTTTAATTCCAAAGTGCAGCCACGTGTTCCACCCTGATTGCATTGACGCATGGCTCGCTAACCACTCTACCTGCCCCGTTTGCCGCGCCAACCTCTTCCCCTCCGACAACAACAATAACGATAACGGCACCTTCGTTGCCGTTCAGATCCCTGATCCTGAGTCCAACGGTTCACATAGATCCGAAATTGCACAGATTAATAACGGTAACGATAACGGCGGAGGAGGAACGGCAACGGTAACGGAGTCTCCGAAGATGGATAGTTCAGTTAATCAGAGGCGTACGCCGTTACGGTCATGGTCAACGGGGTTTAGGATTGGGAGTTTGTTTCCAAGGTCGCACTCGACGGGTCACTCGCTGGTCCAACCGGGGGAAAGCTTGGAGCGGTTTACGCTGAGGCTGCCGGAGGAGGTGCGAAACCGGCTGCTTATGAGTTCGACGCCATGTCAGACGACAAGCAACGGCGGCTCGGCGTTCTCGAGAGAGAGCAGCGTGAGGAGAGGGTTTAGAACCCGGAGTGTGGGTCCCGGGAGGGGCTACTTGCAGTATGAACGGTTTGGCGGGGTGGAGCGGCGAGGGTTCAATTGGACGCCGGCGTTTTTTAGTAGGGCCAGTTCTACCCGGTCTCCGGGGAACGGTTCGACGGcggaggagaagaaggaggTGGCGGTGGAAATTGGTGAACGGTCTTCGGATCGGTTATTTGCAGGTGGTGAGAGTTAG